From Petrotoga mexicana DSM 14811:
TGGTCCTACTGAGGGAGACAACGAGTTAAAAAACGCTTATATAAATCTACTAAAAAAACACGAAGGAATAGAAGGCGTATTCCCTGAGAATATGTTGATAACTGTTGGTTCCCAGCAAGCTTTGCAATTGGTAGGGTTGGCTTTGCTTGATGAAGATTCTTACTGCGCGGTAGGAAAACCGGTCTATTTAGGTGCAGTCAGTGCTTTTAGACAAATGTTTCCAAAATTTTTGGAAATACCGCTGGAAGATGATGGAATGAATGTCGATATCCTTGAAGAAAAGTTAAATGAATTGGTAAATAATGAAGAAATTGATAAGTTTAAATTCGTTTACGTAGTACCAACATTTCAAAATCCTGCAGGGGTAACTATGTCACTAGAAAAAAGAAAGAGATTAATTAACTTAGCACATAAATATGACTTTTTGATTGTTGAAGATGATCCATACGGTGCGTTGAGATTTGAGGGAGAGTCAATTCCTTCAATTTACTCTCTCGAACCAGAAAGAACGATCTTATTGAATACCTTTTCTAAAATTTTGTGTCCCGGTTTGAGAATTGGGATAATTATCGCTTCAAAAGATTTAGTAAGAAAGCTTACAATCCTTAAACAAGGTGTAGATCTATGTACCCCATCCTTGACACAGAGATTAGCCGCTAGATACCTCCAAGCCTATGATAGGATCCAACAGTTAAAACCCACATTAGAACTTTATAAGTCAAAGAAAGATACGATGTTGAACGCTCTAGAAAAGGAATTCGGTGATATGCAAGGGGTAAGCTGGACTCGCCCGGAAGGCGGCCTTTTCATATGGTTAACTTTTCCTGAATGGGTAGATACTATGGAAATGTTTGAAGAAGCAAAGAAGAACAAAGTATTGTACGTTCCAGGAGAAGCATTTTATGTAAACGAGGTCGAAAAAAATCACATGCGATTATCTTTCTGTCTTCCTTCACACGAAGAAATAAAAGAGGGAATAAGAAGATTGAGAAAAGTTGTAGAAAATTATGTAAATGCGAATTCGATGCGGAGCAAATCCTAAAAAACTAATTGTAGGAGGAGCTTTTTTATGTATAAAATATTGGTCATAAATCCAGGTGCAACGTCCACGAAGTTGTCGATTTTTGAAGATGATAAAGAAGTAATCTCGGAAAGTATCGAACACTCCAGTAGTGAGATTGAAAATTGTAAAACGATTATGGACCAACTGCCCTTTCGTAAAAAATGTGTAGAGGATTTTCTTAAAAGATGCAACATATCTATCGATGAATTAGATGCGATAGCTGCTAGAGGGGGGATACTCCCTCCCATGAAAAGTGGAACTTACCGTGTGAATGAGGATATGGTTAATTATCTTAAAACCAAAACAAGAGTTGAACACGCATCGAACCTAGCTGCTGTAATAGCCTTTGAACTATCAAAGAATTCCTCGAAAGACTTACCTGTTTTCATTACCGATCCTATTTCTGTTGATGAGTTTATCCCGGAGTCGAGAATTTCAGGAATACCACAACTTGAAAGACACAGTTTATTCCACGCTTTGAACATGAAAATAGTTGCAAGATTCGCTGCTAAAGAATTGAACAAAGAATATGAAAAATGTAATTTTGTTATAGCTCACTTAGGTGGTGGAATCTCCGTTGGTGCCCAAAGAAAAGGCCTTATGATTGATGTTAACAATGCAACAGATGAAGGTCCTTTTAGCTCGCAAAGAACGGGAGAATTACCAATGAGGGACCTTGCAAAATGGATTTTTAAAAACATGTCTTCTTACTCCAAAAATGATGCCACATCTACATTTGTAGGAAAAGGAGGTTTGTTTGCGTATTTAAAAACACCAAGTTTAAAAGACGCTTTAAAGCTCGCAGAAAAAGATGAATATGCAAAATTAATTGTAGAAGCCATGGCGTACCAAGTTGCAAAGGAAATAGGTGGCATGGCAGCAATCTTAGGCGGAAATCTCGATGCTATTATACTAACTGGTGGAATGGCTCATAGCGATTACTTTGTTGAATTGATCAAAAGAAGGATCGATAAGTTAGGAGTGGTAATGGTTTACCCTGGGGCTTATGAGATGGAAGGACTCGCCTTAGGAGCTTTGAGAGCGCTCAAACAGTTGGAAGATACTAAAGTATGGGAGGGTGAAAATATTTCATGAAAATTGAGAGTATTAGACAAATTATCGAATTAGTAAAAAATGAAGGTAGATCAAAAACGATTGCGGTGGCAGCAGCTGAAGATGATGTTGTCTTGAAAGCCGTTCAAAAAGCTAAGGAAATTGATTTATGTAACTTTATCTTGTACGGAGATAAAACAAAGATCCAACAGATAGCAGAAGAAATCGGACTTGATACCACCAACATAGAAATCAGAGATGCTTCAACTCCTCTTGAAGCAGCAAAAGGCGCAATACAAGCCGTTGCCAACGGAGAAGCTGATCTACCTATGAAAGGAAAACTTAACACCTCTGAGATTTTATCGGTATATTTAAAGGATGAATATGGTTTAAAAACTGGAAAAACGATGAATTTAGTTTGTGTCTTTGAAATACCTAGATACCACAAGTTGTTGATAATCTCTGATGCCGGCATGGTGATAGCTCCAACTCTTGAACAGAAGGTTGATATTATAAACAACGCTGTATCAGTTGCACATAAGTTAGGTATACAAACACCAAAAGTAGCTGTTGTAGGGGCATTGGAACAGGTTAACCCCAAGATGCCTGCAACAGTAGACGCAGCGATATTAACTCAAATGTACAGAAGAGGGCAGATAAAAGGGTGCATAGTAGACGGACCATTCGCTATGGACAATGCTATATCTAAAGAAGCCGCTATACATAAAGGAATAAACAGTGAAGTCGCTGGAGATGCGGATATATTAATTATGCCGGATATAGAAGCGGGAAATATATTGTACAAGACCTTAGTATATTTCGCCGATGCAAAACTGGCAAGTTCAATTGTAGGAGGCAAAAAACCGGTAGTTTTAACATCGAGAGCAGATAGTGATGAATCCAAACTCAACGCTATGGCGTTTTCAATCCTGATGTCTACAATTTAAAAAGGAGAATTCATATGTATAAAATTCTCGTTATAAACCCTGGTTCTACATCAACAAAAATTGCTGTTTATGAAGATGAGAATCAAAGACTAAAAAAAGTCATAGATCATGATGTCAATGAACTGAAAAAATACAAGAGTGTTGCCGATCAATACGAATTTAGAAAGAATACGATTTTACAGTTCTTGAATGAAGAAGGAATAAACTTACACAGTTTTTCAGCCATCATTGGGCGCGGAGGACTCTTAAGACCTATACCAAGTGGGACTTATGAAATAACCGATCAGATGCTAGAAGAATTACGAAGCGCTAAATACGGAGAACACGAATCGAATTTAGGGGCTCTTATAGCAAACGAACTAGCTAAGCAGATTGGTGTAAAAGCTTACATAGCCGATCCTGTTGTGGTGGATGAGATGGAAGATATAGCAAGAATTTCAGGCCATTCACTTTTCCAAAGAAAATCTATTTTCCACGCTCTAAATCAAAAAGCTGTGGCAAGATCGCTCAGTGAAAAATTGGGTCGTAATTATCAAGATTTAAATCTCATCGTTGTTCATATGGGCGGAGGTATATCCGTCGGAGCTCATAAAAAAGGCAGGGTAGTTGATGTGAACAACGCTCTTGATGGAGACGGCCCTTTTACCCCAGAAAGATCAGGAACGTTACCCCTTGTTGGGTTTATAGACCTTTGCTATTCAGGAAAGTATTCTGAAGATGAAATAAGAAAGCTCATAAAAGGTAATGGAGGGTTAATTGCTTATTTAGGTACCAACGATGTAAGAGAAGTTGTAAAAAGAATAAAAAGCGGAGATAAAGAGGCTGAATTAGTATATTCTGGATTGATACATCAAATTGTCAAATGGATAGGAAAAATGTCAGCTGTATTGAATTTTGACGTTGATGCCATAGCTTTAACTGGAGGAATGGCATACGAAAATGAATTTCTTGTCCCTCAAATAAAAGAAAAAGTAAGTTTCATCGCCCCTGTTTATGTGTTTCCTGGAGGAGACGAAGAAAAAGCCTTAGCCCTAGCAGCAGTTAGAGTTCTAAAAAAAGAAGAACAAGCAAAAATGTACTAATAAAGGAGCTCTAAATCCATGATGAAAAATTTATTAAAAGATTATCAAGTTCATATTTTTATTGGGATGTTTGGTTCTGGAAAAACAGAAGTTTCGATGAACGTAGCCTTGGAATTGAAAAAAGAGAACAAGAATGTAGCAATTGCGGATTTGGATATCATAAGTCCGTACTTTCGGGTAAGAGATAAAATAAAAGAATTGAATCGAAAAGATATTAAAGTAATCGCTCCCCCAGCAAAATACATGCATGCAGACGTTCCCATCGTACCAGGTGAGATAGGAGGTTACATAACAAACCAAGATTATAAGACGGTGATAGATGTAGGTGGGAACGAAGATGGTGTAAAAGTTTTAGGATCTTTAAAAAATTATATAGATAATTCAAAATGTGCCCTTTACCTTGTAAT
This genomic window contains:
- a CDS encoding PLP-dependent aminotransferase family protein, giving the protein MNLEKKFSQVARTAKASIIRELLKVASDPEMISFGGGVPDPETFPREELGEIAAKIVKEEYKITLQYGPTEGDNELKNAYINLLKKHEGIEGVFPENMLITVGSQQALQLVGLALLDEDSYCAVGKPVYLGAVSAFRQMFPKFLEIPLEDDGMNVDILEEKLNELVNNEEIDKFKFVYVVPTFQNPAGVTMSLEKRKRLINLAHKYDFLIVEDDPYGALRFEGESIPSIYSLEPERTILLNTFSKILCPGLRIGIIIASKDLVRKLTILKQGVDLCTPSLTQRLAARYLQAYDRIQQLKPTLELYKSKKDTMLNALEKEFGDMQGVSWTRPEGGLFIWLTFPEWVDTMEMFEEAKKNKVLYVPGEAFYVNEVEKNHMRLSFCLPSHEEIKEGIRRLRKVVENYVNANSMRSKS
- the buk gene encoding butyrate kinase, with translation MYKILVINPGATSTKLSIFEDDKEVISESIEHSSSEIENCKTIMDQLPFRKKCVEDFLKRCNISIDELDAIAARGGILPPMKSGTYRVNEDMVNYLKTKTRVEHASNLAAVIAFELSKNSSKDLPVFITDPISVDEFIPESRISGIPQLERHSLFHALNMKIVARFAAKELNKEYEKCNFVIAHLGGGISVGAQRKGLMIDVNNATDEGPFSSQRTGELPMRDLAKWIFKNMSSYSKNDATSTFVGKGGLFAYLKTPSLKDALKLAEKDEYAKLIVEAMAYQVAKEIGGMAAILGGNLDAIILTGGMAHSDYFVELIKRRIDKLGVVMVYPGAYEMEGLALGALRALKQLEDTKVWEGENIS
- a CDS encoding bifunctional enoyl-CoA hydratase/phosphate acetyltransferase yields the protein MKIESIRQIIELVKNEGRSKTIAVAAAEDDVVLKAVQKAKEIDLCNFILYGDKTKIQQIAEEIGLDTTNIEIRDASTPLEAAKGAIQAVANGEADLPMKGKLNTSEILSVYLKDEYGLKTGKTMNLVCVFEIPRYHKLLIISDAGMVIAPTLEQKVDIINNAVSVAHKLGIQTPKVAVVGALEQVNPKMPATVDAAILTQMYRRGQIKGCIVDGPFAMDNAISKEAAIHKGINSEVAGDADILIMPDIEAGNILYKTLVYFADAKLASSIVGGKKPVVLTSRADSDESKLNAMAFSILMSTI
- the buk gene encoding butyrate kinase, which translates into the protein MYKILVINPGSTSTKIAVYEDENQRLKKVIDHDVNELKKYKSVADQYEFRKNTILQFLNEEGINLHSFSAIIGRGGLLRPIPSGTYEITDQMLEELRSAKYGEHESNLGALIANELAKQIGVKAYIADPVVVDEMEDIARISGHSLFQRKSIFHALNQKAVARSLSEKLGRNYQDLNLIVVHMGGGISVGAHKKGRVVDVNNALDGDGPFTPERSGTLPLVGFIDLCYSGKYSEDEIRKLIKGNGGLIAYLGTNDVREVVKRIKSGDKEAELVYSGLIHQIVKWIGKMSAVLNFDVDAIALTGGMAYENEFLVPQIKEKVSFIAPVYVFPGGDEEKALALAAVRVLKKEEQAKMY
- a CDS encoding cobalamin biosynthesis protein CobQ, with product MMKNLLKDYQVHIFIGMFGSGKTEVSMNVALELKKENKNVAIADLDIISPYFRVRDKIKELNRKDIKVIAPPAKYMHADVPIVPGEIGGYITNQDYKTVIDVGGNEDGVKVLGSLKNYIDNSKCALYLVINTRRPFMDTKKHIIKNLQSLESNSRLKINYLVVNSNIQNETTKEIIEEGENIIEEVSQITNIPVAFTVVSKDLEDKINTKFEKFVIQRFFGDYGF